From the genome of Macrobrachium nipponense isolate FS-2020 chromosome 43, ASM1510439v2, whole genome shotgun sequence, one region includes:
- the LOC135213555 gene encoding probable ATP-dependent RNA helicase DDX41 gives MPDDIENYVHRIGRTGRSGQQGVATTFINKANDESVLLDLKHLLIEANQKVPPFLIMLGNGEEDLLMSLEASNVDERGCSYCGGLGHRITACPRLEAMQNKQAAGIGRKDYLAANAADY, from the exons ATGCCAGATGATATTGAGAACTATGTTCATCGAATTGGACGTACAGGCCGATCAGGACAGCAAGGAGTAGCTACAACATTCATTAACAAAGCTAATGATGAGTCTGTATTGCTAGATCTCAAACATTTGCTTATTGAGGCCAATCAGAAG GTACCTCCCTTCCTGATTATGTTAGGCAATGGTGAAGAAGATCTCTTGATGTCTTTGGAAGCATCCAATGTGGATGAACGTGGATGTTCATACTGTGGTGGCTTGGGTCATAGAATTACTGCTTGTCCACGCTTGGAAGCCATGCAAAACAAACAAGCAGCAGGAATTGGGCGTAAAGATTATCTTGCTGCCAATGCAGCTGATTATTAA